The genomic window GCCTGTGGGGACCACCTGGCCTCTAGATCCTGGTTTGGTTGTACAAATAGAGTCTTGTTTAAGTTTAGAAACAACCAAAAAGTGCCACTGGGTAGATACCGGGTTTGCCTTATGATGTCAGCTCACTTGCTTATTGCCTGCGTACCAGAAGAACCTCTTGATGGAGGCTGGAATGGTTCAGAGTCCTTTCATACCCACAGTGCTTGCCAACTCAGGGCTCTATCAGCACTAAACTCCTACCTGGAGATTCCATCCTGTGCAACCCCAGAGCAAAGATCAAGAGCTCTGGAGGAAAGGGAGCTTAGTAACACAAACACGAACCATAAGGACAGTGAGAATGCAAGggatatgtttttcttttctgggagATAACATCATTTATCTTCAACTCTCCTTTTAGTCCTCAGATGAAAACAGGTTTTTGTGATCCCATATAAATCCACGGGTATTCTATTACAAATACATCAACTGGCTCTCTCTGGGTTTTGCATATCCTTTATCAGAGTATATGGGTAACTTTTAGGCAGAGAAAAACTAGGgaacaaaaacaaagaacaaaacaggagaaggagccGTGTTTGTCTGAGGTCTCGGTGTGCTTTGTTACTGCTGAACCCGGCCCAGAAGCCCCGACTCCTTCGTGCCAGCCTTTACCAGCCCCTGGCTCCAGTCACACGTGTATCTCTCTATTCAAGCTTTTCCGATGTCAAACCCTGTGCCACATCCTGCTATGTGAGACACCTCATAATCTTTCTGCCACAGGAGATGCTCTggaagtggttttatttttccctgtacTTGGTAAACCTGATTTGAGACTATTCCTGCCACTTGGCTCACTGCTCGTATCCCCCACCCTCTTTCCAAAAGACATCGGCATTTCCTACAGATTCCAGGTCCTCAGCCGTCCCTGGGGTGCTGTGTGATTTCTAGCCATTCTTGCTCTTCCTACCCCTTTCCTTGAGACGCATTCAACCCCCCAGCTCATATCTCACTGTCGGTTCCCTCTCGGTCCTTCTGCACGGCACGGTGACTGGCGCCGGGGCAGCGAGGCCATCGCAGCGtgtgcccagcagcagcaattaCCTCCTGCCTAGACAGGGTGGAAGGACGGCGCAGGACACTGCAATCGGTGCACAGCGAGGCCCGCAGGGAACACCCAGCGACCAAACCACAGCCGGAGGTTTCTTTAAGTCTCCAGCTGGAGCCGCTTTTGTTCCTTTATCAGTTTCAgccccaggagccttctcttcttccttcgtTTTAAAGCATTACCTACCCAATGCATCAGCTCAGTTTCAAATCAGCCGAGCTCTGGAAAGGCTGAAGGATAGTTTTTACCAGCTCTAGTTGTGAAGAAAGGAGATGGGGATCTTTGGGCATCCTTTGGTGGAAACAGACACCTCTTGGGTGAGCTCCTACCAATCGTCAGTTGTTTTTAACACAAACTAAGCCACCttcccttctctgtttctcagtgTTCGGATCCCTGGTGTCTCCGCTGCCTGCGCTGTCTTTGCAAACCTGTCAACCCTCGTAGTGCCCGCAGACAGCTCGACCCGAGGGGATCCCCAAAGCCATCGGGCTGTCCTGCCCCACCTGTACAGGGGGACATCAGCAAGCTCTGCACACGACGACCCTTCCCAAGGGGGTGTTAACCCCTGCTAGGAAGATAAAGCTGCTCTCCAGCAACCACTGCTGCTCACTGGAGCACAAAGTTGTCTAAGGAAGCTGAATTAGAGAGCGAGAACCACACACCTCACTGTCCTTGCCCGTATGTGAGCATccatcactgctgctttttgtcTCCCATCTAAATGGGGAATGGCCTCAGATCTACCCCATGTTGAGcatttcacacagaatctcacacagaatcacacggaatcaccaggttggaagagacccactggatcatcgagtccaaccattcccatcaatcactaacccatgtccctcagctccttgtccacccgtcccttaaacccctccagggaaggtgactcaaccccctccctgggcagcctggtccaatgcccaatgaccctttccgtcgatatttttttcctggagttaactccatctcccaccactctctgggccctccagccaaccagttttccccccaggagagtgtgcgcctggccagcccagaggtgacagtttccaaagcagaatgctgggagaaactgtgtcaaaggctttgctgaagtccaggaagatccatccacagccttcccctcatccagcagccgagtcactttatcatagaaggcgatcaggttagtttggcaagagcTGCCCTTCGTGAATCCTGCCTTTCCTCCCAGGAAAAGTCCTTTCTGCAGAGACACATTTTTAGGTGGAGTAGGACGGGTGTCAAAGATGTCATCACCACagtggaatgggttgggtgggaagggacctcagagcccatctggccctgggcagggacacctcccacggatcagaggctccagctccatccagcctggcctggatcccctccagggacggggcagccaccactctgCTGGAAGCCACCCTCCCCAcccacacaggaaaatatttctgcctaaaatctcatctcaagcTCCcctgaaaaccatcccccccgtgctccccctgccctccctgacccagagccccctccccagctctcccgGAGCCCCTTCCAGCTGCTCTCCCGCACCCTTGCAGAGTGGAAGGCACCAAGGCTGTGACTTAAAAATTCAGGGTTTCCTCAGGAAACcagggtttgttgtttttgcATCCCGAGGAGCCCCGGCAGCCGGGGGCACAGCCCGAGGGGGGAACGAGGGATGGGACTGTCAcccggagaggggagaggagaggggaggggagagaggaaggagaggggaggggaggagggagaggagagaggggagcagggaaagaggagaagcgaggggggaaagaggggagcaAGGGGAGAGCGTGGGGTGAGGGAGAAGCTTGGGGCGATGGGGGAGCCCGGggggcagggaagaggctgaggggagagcggGGAGTTTGGGAAGCTCGGAGCCCGGGGTGCGGGGGAGCCCGGGGTGCGGGGGAAGGGGCAGGTCGGGGTCCCCCCCGCGCTCACCCTTCATCAGCTCCACGCGCTTGAACTCGAAGGGGATGTCGTTGGCGCGGGCGAAGATGTAGAGCGCCCGGCAGGGCTGCGAGAGCAGGTCCAGGtacagctccagccccagccccagccccatcgCGACCGCAGCGCCGCTCCCCGCCGGGGCAGCACCGGCACCGCCACCGGGGCGGAGCCTCCGCCGCCCCAGCCCCGCCCGGGCCCCCTCCGCCCCGCCCGCACCGGGGACACgggctccatccctccctccctccggGACCGGGGCACGAGgggctccctccatccctccggGACCGGGGGTGTCAGGGCCCCCAGGGCTCTCTCCCCACCAGGGCCGGGGGGATCGAGGCTCCCTCCGTCTCCCCAGGACCGgggctccctccatccctttgGGACCGGGGCTCTCGGGGCGGGCAGGGCTGTGCCCGCTGGTTTCGGGGGGCGGGGGGTCCCTTCTCCGTGCCCGGCTGGGCGGACGGGCACACGGGGAGTTTCTattcctgctgctccagccccagcagagaCACCCGGGCTGCAgaaaagggctggagaaggacAGGCAGGAGCCACGCGCTGCTCCTTCTCGGTGAGCTGCACCCAGCCCTCCCTTGCCCCAGGAACTGAGCACGGCGGCTGCTGGACGCTTACTCTGTTTCACAAAGTCGGGAGCCAGAGCGATTCCCACTGCGGCTCTTGGTGGGCAGCGGCTGCAGCTGCGCCGCAGCTTTAAATCTTCTGCCAGGGGCAGCTAAAAATACGAGCGGCATGTGTCAAACCCAGATCGATGGCTTGTGGCGATCCTGGTGACACCCGTACGTTCATATCAGACGTTCCAGGCTGCATTAACACCCACCTAACACTTAATAATCCCTCCCGTTCCCACTGGTACTGAATGCTGGAAGGAAACGCAGGCAAGATAATAACAAGAAAAGTACAACACTACAGAGAAATCCTTTCAGCGCTATTTCCATCCCTGCACCCAGAAATCTTTATCAgacactgttttaaaaatatatatagtatTTATGCAAAAGTTACAGTTCCTTCAGCCTGGGCAGCTTTTCAATAGGCTTCTGCTAGAGGCACTGTAGAGGGGTCTGTGCGTGTGCAGACGCAGCTGCCTGTGCAGTAAGACAGAACCATGAGCTGTTCTGGTTTGGAGGCAGGAGGGCACAGCCCTCACCTCAGGCAAGCAGCGGTTCCATCAGGCCCAGGCTCAGGAGCTGTGTGCGGCTCTTCTCTTCACTGGCAGTGGTTTTACATAAGCCAGCAGGACATGATACAAAGTCCTCTTCAAGATAACtacatcttgattttttttaaaaccagtaaCTGGACTCTGTTTGCAGAGTCCTTGAAAGGCAGATGAGACCCGGACTAACTGACTTCAGATATGATAAGGTCGAGGAGCCAACCGTTCAGCCCTATCCAGGGGCCATGTCTCACTGTCACCGTGCTGGGTAGCAGCCCATGACCGATCCCACTCAGCAGCTTCAGTGCCACGGAACACGACCTTCTTGGCATCTATTCATTCAGGCTCGTCTCTGTGCTCGCTCGTTCTGTTCAAAATTAAAGTCGAGAAGGTGACTGAAGATGCCCTTGTCTCAGTCGCACAGAGGGACTTCAGGGAGCAATGCGGCAACCTAATAATTGTTTCTGCCCCAGTCCTCCAACACTGCTAGTCTGCAACTCAAACCCATCATTCTTCAAGGACAGATGTTTATTGGGATCTCTAATTAAAGAGCAGAACACTTGTCCAAATCCCACAGCTCAGAAGGTCTATGATGGATCCCTAGTCGACCCATCAGGCGAGTTAAATGCTACCTGGCTTTCGCCCGAGAGCTCTCAGCCTTCCCACCCATGTATAAAGGAGGGCCCTGCACAAAAAGTTTTCCTGACCTGCAATCCCCACCTTGCCATCAGCATGGCTGCCAATTACAGTCTTAAAATTCTGTAGTGACAAGGTCtaatttctgcattttgctTGCCTTCCTCTGAGTAGCTGCCAGTATCCCAGCTCCAGAGGTAAAGGGAAGGCAgaatagaaaaggaaataccacaaatcatagaatcatttaggttggaaaggacctttttgatcatcgagtcaaaccataAACCTCAcgctgccaactccaccactaaaccctgtccccaggcaccacatccacacatcttttaaatacctccagggatgctgcctACCTTCAAAGAGAGcctctttctcccctccccaccctttCTAAGTATTTCACAATGATGCACCCAACAACGCTACCTTCATATGGAAATGGAAAGGTCTCAGCTCTCACCAATACTTGTGCCAGTCACGAGCTGTGACCGCAAGTGCAAGTTATAGTttgatttttcactttattcCCCGTTTCAATTACCTTGACTGTCTTCTCAAGCTTACACAGAGCTGCCTCATATTGTTGCACCAACGGCTTTAAGGAGTTGCCCTTCACCGGGTGCTTCTTCATGTCCTGGATGCCGGCATCCTTCAACATCCGCAGAAATCTACGCTCCTGCAGAACGAAGTAGAGACGGGAGATGAGACACCCTGCCAGCCAGGAAAGGAGCACCTTGAGCAACACGCTACCTGGTCAGGAGATGATCCAGGTTTGCAAGTACAAAGCTCATTTAACTGGAAAAGGGGGGAAGCAGCAAGAGCCTTATCTTCCTTATGTCCCTGCACACATCCTTATCAAATGGGTGCCACACCAACAACATACCTGAATTCTAAGGACCAAGCTGAAAGCTACACCCACTTTTCCTGCACGAGCTGTTCTTCCaactctgaaaacagaaaaggtagTGTCAAGTCAGTTTATCCACACCATTATCAGCTCTAAGAGTCTGACTCTGAAATTCTCCAGATTTACAAAAGCCCGATTCCTGTTTTTTCGAGGCTAGCACAGCAGGACTAGCCGGGTGTTACAAAGGATGAACATTGCCAGGGCTCGTTcacagctgctgagctgctgcagttttCTGAACATCTGCATCCAATACTCAGCGTTGCCCAGGACAGGAGGATTCCTGGTCCTGTAACACACCTTTTCTACAATAGGTGCGAGTTCTCTGGTGCAATCCTGCATCGCTCTGGTGATGCTACAGGCTGCATTTTGGTTAGACAGCTATTTTCACATTAAAGTATGCAAAAATTCCAAAGCTAAAAACCTTTTCAAGTGCCTGTCACCTTTGCTAAATATTTCTAAGCAAACCAAACTCAAATATCTTCCTTTTGTTCCTGGTTGTCTTACCTGTGAACGTATGTCCTGATGAACTGAGGCGCATCATAGTTTATGACATAATTCACTCCTTGAACGTCGATCCCTCGTGCAGTAGCATCTGTGCTGATTAACCTGGTTGTAAACATATACACAGCCGTTTTCAGCTAACACCTCTCACGCTGCACACGCAAGTCAAACAAGAGAACGCAGCACAGCTCCTGCTAATCTCTGTTCAACCTGGGCAGCCCCTGATCTCCGAGGATGACAGCAGCGTCGTAAGCCACTCCCTACTGTCGCTGGCATTACTGGCTGCCCGCAGACCTCCAAGCATCGCTACAGGTTTGTCACCTACTGCAAGAAAAGTTACTGGGTGCTTCCAGGTTCTCCAAGCATGTGACTCTAAGCCAGATTTGGACCAAACATCGGGTttggataaaaagaaaatccagaaaataaaCGTTGACTTCTTCCTCTAAGGAACTTCCACAGCCACAATCCCATACAGCTACCGAAATCACAAAGCAAATCAAACGCACGGACAGCTCACTGCATGCCAGTCTGATCAGGGATTGCTTTGGCAGGAAGCACTAATACTACATGTGGTTCTAGCACCAACACCCATTTTCTTCCAGCAGGTGTGGGATGCCAAGCACACACATtacatttcagattttcagaaCTGTGGGTGGTTTGGGCAACTGTTACATTTACTGCCTGATATAAAATAACACACAGACATGCGGATTACAGCCAGATTAGAACAGGCCGAGTTACATGCAGGGTACACAACTCGGAAGTCACAAGTCAAAGTCTCACAGCCACTCTGCCCGCTCTGTTTTACAGAGGATCCCGGTCACCTGTGCTCTTGGTTCTAACTCGCTTCTCAGACAGGAAATAGCCTATGCTGAAAGACATGCAGGAAACTCATTTAGAATGCTCACAGTTGTATTTTTCCTTGTTCAAATTCCTTCATGGTTCTCTGTCTCTCCTTCGGAGCTAACCGAGAAGAAAATTCAGCCACAGTGACTCCACCAAAGGCTTGAACCAGCAGGAACAATCTGTAGGTAAGCGGGACAGAACTGGTCACTTCACTGCCTCTGTAACATTACGTGACCAATACCGGCTGTAGGGATCCCATCAGCCTACTCACCTGTGGGAAGCTTCCCTGGAGTTTGTAAAGCACAACACGCGGGTAAACTTCATTGTCAGCATGAAatgcaagaggagcaaaggctTGGAATTCAGGTCACAAGGCACGTAACATTGCTGCAGTCAACAGGGAAGAAATTCAGAGAGAGAAGTTACTTCTTGCCAAGGCTTTCTGCTCTGAAACCCACCACCCTTCCATGACATACAGAGCCTTGGATGCTTTGCAACTAATAGCAGCAAAACCAGACTCCCCAACACCACCCGCTTCAGAACAGGGATACAGCACAAGGTGGAGACAGGAGACATGTGCTGTCCCGATGCTCTCGCTTCTCCACAGCAAGTAACAACAGGCACCGCCTCCGCGTCTACAGGGTGACCTGCGCCAACATGCCTTGAAAGGCATGTTATACACATGGACAGCTGGGAAGTCTCCTATGTTGCTTCAGATCTCCACTCCCTACTGCTGATAAACTTAATCATGCATGAAGagagtttaatttaaaaaaaaaaatccagtcttAACCAAATGAACACTAAGTaatgaggaaagaaatgcaCAAAGGTAGAAAACTCTGAGTCATAAATGCTCCCAAAGCCACTTTCGCCCTGCACCTCTGCAGTGCAAAGAATCATAGGGAAGACATTATTCGTTTAAAGGTTAAAACCGTAACTATATATTTCAGAGTTAAACAAATCTTCAAGTATAATTTGTTCAGGAGAATTAATGTCATACCGTTAGCCCCTCAGGGAGTGTGTACTTCTTATCGGTATCATGTTCAGTCTCTGCTCCACCTCCAAGTGTTTTTTTCTCCGAATAGACAGAGGTGAAGAGGCGAGGCTGGAATAAGTCCAGCTGCTGCAGTTTCTCTGGGTCCTGGGTCAGCGTGGCGGAAAACAGCAGTTTCTGTAAGGGTATCCGAGGACAGCAGGAGCTGAAACAAAGAGCACGCAGAAAGTGAGCTTTGAGGACGTGGCAAGGGAGTCCTTCCACAAATGCATTCAGATGATGCCATGAGAGAAGAAATTAAGTCTTTGTGATACTCTCCACGCTTTGGGCCTTTCCTATAGTTTTTTCCCCACCCTTATTTACAGTGCAGTTCACAGACAGAACTGTTCAGTGCTCCCAACCAACTGCACAACCCACAGCTGTTACCCCTGCACATATCCGTGCATCCTAGCTACCCGTGTCCTCATTCTAGTTGCTTCCTTCCTTGGTTGCTGCTCTCAGTTTCTAACACACCTCTGCCATGCTGTACgaaaacagcagctgcagatcAGGTAGTTTGAGAGTTTTCCTTCCAATCCATTACTCATCTTGCCACAGGGCATCCCTAGAGTTACTGTGCAAATGAATCACTTCAAGCTTTGCAAAAGCAGCCGCCTTCCCTTCGGCAGATGTTTCTCAGGGTAAGCGAGCTTTGGGAGTGCCCGTCTGGGAGTCCCGGGAAGCAGGGCAGCGGCACCTCTGATAGGTGCTGGTGTCTGTGTTATCAGTTCCAAGAAATGCATGTGACAACTTACCTGGCTGCTGTTACAGGCCCTGGTTTGGTCCTCTGAAAAAGCGTGTTGGAGCCAGAGTCATCTGCTTGGAACGCAGCTGTGACAATTTGGTTCAGACAGTTCTGGTGCATGTCATCGATCATACGATCAGCTTCATCTACGATCTGAACTCACAAGGACGAAAGACATTACTTTTAAATACTGTCTAGCATTaagcagcttttattttccttttgtaataTGATCATTATGAAAGGAAGGCAGAAGTTTCTACCCCCAGAActgaaatttgcttttatttcagtgactCAGTAACCAGACTGACATTCGAACTActcatgttttcatttgtgcatAAATCCATGTCTCTGAATAAGAGATAAAACTCTCCACGTCCTAAACAAGGTCGCAACTACGTCTCTACACAGACTCACAGACTGAAAATTCACCCTGACCTTGACTGGTAAGGCTTTGTTCCATGTTTGTGCTTGCAAGAGAttaagagagaaagggaagtgGGTGGTGGATGCTTGGGTGTCACGAGTTGGAATAAACACCTCATCTGGAGACCGGCTGCCTGAGTGATCTGGAGTGCAGATCAGGCCTGTGCAACAGGCACTAAGGTGGGAGACCTGGGGAGTTGACTCACCAGGAAGCGAAGTTGCGTCAGGCTGAACCCTGGTGTCTGGTTAATATGATCCGTGAGCCGGCCTGGTGTAGCCACAACAATATCGGCCAGGCTGCAGTAGCCGGTCACTCTGAAAGAACAAGCAGCCCATCAGTAATTTTCTCCCCACATTATAACGCATGTAACAGATCCTTGGTCAGCAGCCCTTAAGGTTTTCCTACCATTCAATtaactgagaaataaaattcaaatatgTGCTTTACTATGGAGAACTTGCACGGAGGCAGCGCTGGACACTACACTCTGTTCTCCGCTGTGCCGCCTCATTTTAAAGAGGAGGTGTCCTTTTTCGTTGCTCTTAAGAAAAGCTTAGTTGCAGCAAAATCCCACAATAATCATTTGTACCTGTGAGTACAAGGTAAACATTTGTATTCTACTCAGCTGGTGAAGAACCCCCAAAATCTAGTGAAACAATCACCAAAAAGCAGTAGGAGCAGGCAGTCTGGCAAAGACAGAACAAGCAGTTTCTACCACATAAACTCACTATCCAAAATCATTATTGCACTACGGCGTGATGCAACAGCCTACATCTTGACCTGTGCTTACTGAGACTAAATAGTTTACAATCTATAAACCTTATCAAGAGACCTTTTAACATACTTTTTCTGGACGAGCGTCTCCTGCTCCTTTGCAAAAGGCTTCTGGCCAGTAATCAAAACGACCTTCAGACCCGTCCCGTCAGTGTAAATGTTGAACACTTTACTCACCTGCAAAAAGATGGGCCTTGTTAGCCACAACAAGATCAGTTCAGATGACACTTCCCCATTGTGCTAACAACATTGAATTCCCTGACCGGTCTTCCCCTGGCTTCACCGAGCAGGCAAGCAAAGCGCTGCCTTTGGTCTcagtgcagctctgctcagAGAGAAGGTGCAGAGCCACATACCTGCTGTGCCAGCTCTTTGGTGGGCAGAACAACCAGAGCTCGAACTTGGCAAACAACTCGATCAAGCAGAACCTGCCAAAACAAAGGCTGAATGAGTCCCTGAAAGCAGTGGGGAGAGATGGGGGTTCTTCTAACCTAGTGAGAGGAGATGGGCTTCACACATCCTCCTGGAGtcttatgttttcattttactcCCCCTCCACCCTCCCAACTCCTCATGCTATGCCTGTTGTCTGAGAAAAGGAGCGGGACGCTGAAATGAAGTGGACTTAGCACCCTGAGACAGCCCCCTTGGGCAAGCCCCAAGCTAAAAATCTGCTCCTTTGCAGTCACAAAGTCCTCCCTTTTTGACCTACTTCTAAGTTCAGGTTTTGCTTGAACTAAAGCAACCCCTCATTTTCCCTACAGATATTTTGCTGGGGGTGAACTCACCTGTACTATGGGTATGACAAAAGACAGGGTTTTACCACTGCCAGTAGGTGCCGAGACGCAGATGTCTTTGGGGCGGTATCCTCCCGGCCCCACCAGGTACCCGCTGGACGCGCTCTGCAGAATGGCAGGAATCACCTCTGCCTGAACTGAACAAAAACGGAAACAAGTATTGACTACAGAGTTAACTGGGCTCAAACCAGTGCACCAGAAAAGCAGTTATCTGCAATGAATCCACCTCCACATCTGTGCTGTTGGTGCTATAGACCTAAGAGAGGAAGATATCAAACCCAGTTGTTAATAGAGATGCTACCTGGCTTTACCTGATTCTTGTTTAGCTTAGCAATGAATAGAGACATTTCTCTCTCCAAGGATTCTGCTTGGCTAGTACCTTACTGTGTCAAATACTGTTTTCAACTCATATCTGTCTTGTCCTGATTTTAAGATGGCACTGGGCAGCTTTAAAACCTATGAATATTTGTCTGTGAGCATCTTTTATCTGAAGTACAAACTGCTCTTACAAAAACACCAAACATGCAACATGGTCTTATCTACCAAGGAGCAAAACACACAACTCCAATGGGCTCTGGAGTCACTTGAGTTCGTTACAGGAGAACACACAAGGACTGAAGCAAACAGTCCTGTACAGACAACAGCTCTGGCTGCCATATATGAACTCCATCCTTTCCCAGGAGATGCGTTAAACtcaattttgttctgtattttccttcatAAAACACACAGCGACAGACTGCAGGAACTATATCACTCAATTCAGAAAGACACAAAAGCATGATCAAGGTACCTGGAAAAAATGACTCTATCCCGTTCATTTGCAGCTTTTTCAACAGCCTGGGATGAATTCCTGGGACTTCTGTgattggaactagattatcCTTGATCCGTTTTTGCACCAGTTTGGGTTGAGCAAGCCACTGTGGTAAGAAGGGTTGAACctgaggggagggaaaggagaacaaCAAAGCATTTCTGCCATCAAACAGGCAATAACATACATAAAATAAGCTGGTAAGGAAGCCTGCTCCTTCCTGACCATCACCCGATGCAGTCGAGGCGGTTACCTTCTGCACTGGCCGGATGTCGTAGTCCCCAAGAACCGCCAGACTGGAGGCTGGAGGATTTGTCTCTTCCTTCGAGGCTGCTAAGGACTCCTTTGTGCTTTCCATTCCTTCAGCTCTTTCACTATCCTCTTTCTTCCTCGTTTCAGGTCCCTCTGTTTCCTcatccctctttttccttttaggagacttatttttaagattgcttctgttttcctgttgatTGACATCCTCTCCAGAATCTGGAATTTGGATAACACGAACAAAAAGCTACGGGTCAGAATGTGCTACAGAAAAGGGATGTAGGGAACGTTTTACAGTATAGAACTTAACTTGCAAgctcctctttcttcctgaaTCCAAGTGCAAAAGCCAAACATCCTTTCATTAACATGGAAGCAACTGAAGACTAAGATTATatgctt from Phaenicophaeus curvirostris isolate KB17595 chromosome 17, BPBGC_Pcur_1.0, whole genome shotgun sequence includes these protein-coding regions:
- the DDX51 gene encoding ATP-dependent RNA helicase DDX51, encoding MALFCIQRYSGEEEERDEGAEAEERARVLLERLRQQARARQLKKQQQEAQPEGGESERPRGAVPGDGKRKGESEGQPCAQGQEQLKKKRQPRGSSEERAGAEEAADGDASSKKKKGCKRKLEADSGEDVNQQENRSNLKNKSPKRKKRDEETEGPETRKKEDSERAEGMESTKESLAASKEETNPPASSLAVLGDYDIRPVQKVQPFLPQWLAQPKLVQKRIKDNLVPITEVPGIHPRLLKKLQMNGIESFFPVQAEVIPAILQSASSGYLVGPGGYRPKDICVSAPTGSGKTLSFVIPIVQVLLDRVVCQVRALVVLPTKELAQQVSKVFNIYTDGTGLKVVLITGQKPFAKEQETLVQKKVTGYCSLADIVVATPGRLTDHINQTPGFSLTQLRFLIVDEADRMIDDMHQNCLNQIVTAAFQADDSGSNTLFQRTKPGPVTAASSCCPRIPLQKLLFSATLTQDPEKLQQLDLFQPRLFTSVYSEKKTLGGGAETEHDTDKKYTLPEGLTQCYVPCDLNSKPLLLLHFMLTMKFTRVLCFTNSREASHRLFLLVQAFGGVTVAEFSSRLAPKERQRTMKEFEQGKIQLLISTDATARGIDVQGVNYVINYDAPQFIRTYVHRVGRTARAGKVGVAFSLVLRIQERRFLRMLKDAGIQDMKKHPVKGNSLKPLVQQYEAALCKLEKTVKNERAQRRA